The Neoarius graeffei isolate fNeoGra1 chromosome 25, fNeoGra1.pri, whole genome shotgun sequence genome includes a region encoding these proteins:
- the stc1l gene encoding stanniocalcin 1, like gives MLLRSGFLILLVSALSAFETDQDALAIRKTRFSVNSPLEVVRCLNSAPQVGCSTFSCLENSTCETDGMHDICNIFLHAAAVFNTEGKTFLKDSIKCMTNGITSKVFQTIRHCGTLQKMITEVQEECYKKLDICGVARSNSDAIGEVVQVPRHFPNRYYSTLLQSLLDCDEETVEVVRSGLVARVGPDMLTLFQLLQKKPCHQNLGHGTASVDGFHWPMGAPMFKIQTDLHNREPNHLFAKKRSTEDKIMNTRMLNTLNK, from the exons atgctcctacGAAGTGGTTTTCTCATACTCCTTGTCTCAGCTTTATCTGCCTTTGAAACAGATCAAGATGCACTTGCAATAAGAAAAACTCGTTTCTCAGTCAACAGTCCAT TGGAAGTGGTCCGCTGTCTCAACAGTGCTCCACAAGTGGGTTGTAGCACATTCTCCTGCCTGGAAAATTCTACCTGTGAGACTGATGGTATGCATGACATCTGTAACATCTTTCTCCATGCAGCAGCTGTTTTTAACACAGag GGTAAGACCTTTTTGAAGGACAGCATCAAGTGCATGACCAATGGCATCACCTCCAAGGTTTTTCAGACCATCCGGCACTGTGGCACCTTGCAGAAGATGATAACTGAAGTGCAAGAGGAGTGTTACAAAAAACTGGACATCTGTGGAGTAGCCCGCTCAAACTCTGATGCCATTGGAGAAGTGGTGCAAGTTCCCAGACATTTTCCAAACAG GTACTACAGCACACTGCTGCAAAGCTTACTGGACTGCGATGAGGAGACAGTTGAAGTAGTCCGCTCTGGGCTTGTTGCTCGAGTAGGCCCTGACATGCTTACCCTCTTTCAGCTGCTGCAAAAGAAGCCCTGTCACCAGAACCTTGGTCATGGTACCGCTAGTGTTGATGGCTTCCACTGGCCCATGGGAGCACCCATGTTCAAGATCCAAACTGATTTGCACAACAGGGAACCTAATCACCTCTTTGCTAAGAAACGTTCTACTGAAGATAAAATAATGAACACCAGGATGCTAAACACACTAAATAAATGA